The Seriola aureovittata isolate HTS-2021-v1 ecotype China chromosome 2, ASM2101889v1, whole genome shotgun sequence genome has a segment encoding these proteins:
- the LOC130162024 gene encoding C->U-editing enzyme APOBEC-2-like — protein MADKSHMLMRKKERKDKEAAEVTKAVKEVKKKGEETENNGEVPSTEAGATGGDVANGQNGDFLVELMELPPFVIITGDRIDPFVFKFQFKNVEYSSGRNKTFLCYLVDKGNTTDELLRGYLEDEHTSCHAEEAFFTQCLPDYNPALKYTVTWYVSSSPCSACAEKIAEVLKARKNINLTIFAARLFEWEEAEIQAGLKALHTSGCKLRIMKPLDFSYTWGTFVDNEEQDLNLWEDCKENYEYYHEKLADILQ, from the exons ATGGCTGACAAAAGTCATATgctaatgagaaaaaaagagagaaaagacaaagaagcagCTGAAGTGACCAAAGCTGTAAAGGAAgtaaagaagaaaggagaggagacagaaaacaatggAGAGGTCCCGTCAACCGAGGCGGGGGCCACTGGTGGGGATGTAGCTAATGGTCAAAATGGAGATTTTCTGGTGGAGCTGATGGAACTACCTCCATTTGTGATCATCACAGG GGACCGGATCGATCCTTTTGTCTTTAAGTTCCAGTTCAAGAACGTGGAATACTCTTCAGGCCGCAACAAGACCTTCCTGTGTTACCTGGTGGATAAAGGGAACACAACTGACGAGCTGCTGAGGGGCTATCTGGAGGATGAGCACACCAGCTGTCATGCCGAGGAAGCCTTTTTCACACAGTGCCTGCCAGACTACAACCCTGCACTCAAATACACAGTCACCTG GTATGTGTCTTCTAGTCCTTGCTCTGCGTGTGCAGAAAAGATAGCTGAGGTGCTGAAGGCCAGGAAAAACATCAACCTGACCATTTTTGCTGCTCGGCTGTTTGAGTGGGAGGAAGCAGAAATCCAGGCAGGGTTGAAGGCCCTGCACACTTCTGGCTGTAAGCTAAGGATCATGAAGCCTCTGGACTTCTCCTACACCTGGGGCACGTTTGTGGATAACGAGGAACAAGACCTGAACTTGTGGGAAGACTGCAAAGAAAACTATGAATATTACCACGAGAAGCTGGCTGACATTCTACAGTGA